The following DNA comes from Solanum stenotomum isolate F172 chromosome 11, ASM1918654v1, whole genome shotgun sequence.
aatttgaggcctcaaatcatcattatcattctCAATGTAGTCAGTTTCAAGATCCAGCATCTTAGCTTCCCATTCTCTGACCTTATCAAAAACATTACAAATATTCTCTTTAGACCAGAGGCTAAGTTTGCgactcatattttttattttgagatgTAATCTTCTCATACTATTACCATCCACGTCTTCATTCCAAGCTTCTTGTACCACGTCTTTAAAATTAGGTTGGTCAAtcaatgaatttaaaattttgaaatacttGATTTTTGGATGTTCTGATGTAGAGTATTTCACAATCATATGAGTGTGGTCAGATCCTATGCTTGCTAAGTGTTCAATATCAATAATGGAGAAACTATCAGTCCAATGTTGGTTAGTAAACGTTCTGTCCATCCTTTTACATATTA
Coding sequences within:
- the LOC125845914 gene encoding uncharacterized protein LOC125845914, translating into MSPDEKKGGKPHIMEKSWDFISCMNDCGMVDAGYKGLKFTWCNAREISEIICKRMDRTFTNQHWTDSFSIIDIEHLASIGSDHTHMIVKYSTSEHPKIKYFKILNSLIDQPNFKDVVQEAWNEDVDGNSMRRLHLKIKNMSRKLSLWSKENICNVFDKVREWEAKMLDLETDYIENDNDDLRPQIHKTQAEHTRWLKCEQSILRQRANIIWLEDGDSNTKYFHVVINEKRRRATVRRIQSENGQWIIGDD